A segment of the Calonectris borealis chromosome 2, bCalBor7.hap1.2, whole genome shotgun sequence genome:
TTGTGCATgtagcagtatttttttcatgtctgcCTCTTCCTAGCCATTAGTTCCTCTCTGACCCCAGTCTTGCACTCATAAGAACCTTATGTCAAGGTTTCAGAGAGCCACGCGTTATGGCTCAAAGTCTGTGAGCTTGTTCTTTGGTTTGTCATTGCTGTAGTCAGAAATGCTGTGTAATAATACTCTTTTGTTACATTGTGGTATGacgtttaatttttttgttgttctagTTGATCCCTCTGTTTTTGATCATTGGATCTGGAGGCGTTGGCGCAGCCCTGTATCTCATGCGTTTGGCAGTGTTCAACCCTGATGTCTGGTATGTATAAAATAATTCATAGCACCCAGTCCTCTTGCTGCGTATATTAAAGTAACCTTCACTGCCTTGGTCTTTATGTTTCTGGAGGCCTTAATGTCTTGCTCCAGTATCACTGGCACTAGGTGTGTGGACATTTCCTTCATTTGGAGACTTGTTTGTTTACCATATGATACTTGGAGACTGCTGACAAAGGACTGTGTCTTTTTCTGTGGAAACTTAGCTGGATGGGAGACTCTCCATGGCTTAATAACCACAGTACACatacaaattttatttattttgaaggtaATGTGATTCTCTTAATATGTTCTCATATCTTGCATTTCTCTCAATAGCTGGGAcaagaaaaataatccagaacCTTGGAACAAACTATCTCCCAGTGACCAGTACaaggtaaaatgaaaaatacagatttttaggAAACATAATATCAAAGGTGTAACCTACTGCTTTAGGATGTTTGAGTACATTGGAAAGTAGGTGAATGAGTGATGTATTTCCTCTGCTGTGCAACATTTGTTTGTCTCTAGAACTCGGAGCAGAGAGTGCTGAGTCTTAAAACTTCCTAGAGTTGGTTGATAATGGGGTGAAAGGGGTCTATATGGAAGCAGTCATATATATTGCACTGTAAGAAAAAGAGGAATTACATGCAAGAGGGAGAATATACTAGCTCATAATACTCAGAAATAAACTACAGAGAGAAGGACAAAACCTTGTAAGTTCTGAACTAAAGCTTCCTCAGCTCTAAACTGTTGGCCTTTACTCACGAGAAGCAAAGCAGGAAAATGTCAGTGTTTAACATAAACGCTAATTCAGTTCTGCAGTTgattgtttgaaaacaaaacaattgtcTGTAAGGAACTGGATGCAATAGAAATGTTCTTTAAGTAATATTCGAGTTCATTGAACTAATGAGGAAGCATGCAAAGATCTGTAAAATATTTGGTAATGTACAGAAGTCATGTTTTTATCATGTTTTACTAAAGTGGTATTTTAGTAGATTCATGTTAAGAAAATTTTAAGATTATTCTCAAACTGCTAAAAAAGCAAACCTACTATTTTTCAAAGCTAGTGTCTGTTCAGTAACATATCTTACTATTCCAATcattgaaataaacaaaaaaaaaacactcaaaataaAATACGTTGCAGTTCCCTTAAAGATCCAGGAAGAACATAatactttgttttcattgctgcttCTGGAATGTTGCTGTTTCTTAAATATCTAAGAGGCAAATTCAACATAGTGCGCAGCGCAAATTCTTTTAAAGAGTGCATGCCTTATGTGGCATTCCCCTTCTGTCTTAGCATGCAAACACAACTGCAGGGTTTACCATATTTGGGTGTGTGTATcactggggatttttttccaaatttgcaCTGTGGGAGATGGAAAGGCAGATACTCTAAATTGAGGATGACTAGTAAAAAGCTCTGATAAAATAAGTATTAGCTTTTGATgaaatcatttttcttctgtaaacttCTCTTTGTCGTATCAATTTAGTCTTCCCAAAGAAAAGAGTCGAAGACCTGATCATTACTGTAGGAGTTGCACAGAAAGCTGTAGTTTGAATGTGCTGTAGgctgttctgttttctctgaggaagttaaaaaaaagtaatctgggCATACTAAAAATAATCAGGCTAATAGATaaatatttcttacttttttttcttttaattttaagaaaaactatAGCATCACATGCTTGATGTCAAGTCAGGATGGGATGCCAAAATATGCTTTTAGTCTGTAAATTCATTGTCCTCAGTGACTATTTGGGCTGTTTTGAATTG
Coding sequences within it:
- the COXFA4 gene encoding cytochrome c oxidase subunit NDUFA4 codes for the protein MFRVMVSHAKKHPSLIPLFLIIGSGGVGAALYLMRLAVFNPDVCWDKKNNPEPWNKLSPSDQYKFYSVNVDYSKLKKDRPDF